One window of Corynebacterium accolens genomic DNA carries:
- a CDS encoding M1 family metallopeptidase — protein sequence MTLLPTAFSRAHTDPYTGVDFNLGFEVTHYTLDLNYRVEPNLLQGEAILSVRAVEELTSLTLDLGGAMVARRVTAKHAPRVAKFRQSSGKLRLRFASEIPAGTEFELHIRYGGSPRPIRTTWGEIGWEETESGSLVASQPNGAPSWFPCDDTPSEKATYDIIITADSPFTVISNGELVSRKAGGSTTRWHYRTRHPMATYLATVQVGEFSSYSLGANTQAWAPAFLRERVREEFSRQQEMVDFFSSIYGPYPFPAYQVIITEDELEIPLEAQGLSIFGSNHVKGDHAFERLIAHELSHQWFGNSVGLSAWKDIWLNEGFACYSEWLWGEHKGASSAREAARSHYQVLMRKRQDIKVSDPGARDMFDDRVYKRGALAVHAIHRLLGDAFFPTLTSYLTQHQHSVVEPADLLSSFREAAPDAALFDATVAAWLDETALPKFPD from the coding sequence ATGACATTGCTTCCTACCGCCTTTTCGCGTGCGCATACTGATCCTTATACCGGCGTGGACTTCAACCTTGGTTTTGAAGTCACCCACTACACGCTGGACTTGAACTACCGCGTGGAGCCTAACCTGCTGCAGGGCGAGGCCATTTTGAGCGTGCGCGCGGTGGAGGAACTGACCTCCTTAACCTTAGATCTTGGCGGGGCGATGGTGGCGCGGCGCGTGACCGCCAAGCACGCGCCCCGGGTGGCCAAGTTCCGCCAATCTTCTGGGAAGCTGCGCTTGCGTTTTGCCTCCGAAATCCCTGCCGGAACCGAGTTTGAGCTGCACATTCGCTACGGCGGCAGCCCGCGCCCCATCCGCACCACATGGGGTGAAATTGGCTGGGAGGAAACCGAATCCGGCTCGTTGGTGGCCAGCCAGCCCAATGGCGCGCCCAGCTGGTTCCCGTGCGATGACACGCCTTCTGAAAAGGCGACGTATGACATCATCATCACCGCCGATAGCCCCTTTACCGTTATTTCCAATGGCGAATTGGTCTCCCGCAAGGCCGGCGGTTCCACCACTCGGTGGCACTACCGCACGCGCCACCCCATGGCCACATACCTGGCAACGGTACAGGTAGGCGAGTTTTCTTCGTATTCGCTGGGGGCTAATACCCAGGCGTGGGCCCCGGCGTTCTTGCGCGAGCGCGTACGCGAAGAGTTTTCCCGGCAGCAGGAGATGGTGGATTTCTTCTCCTCTATCTACGGGCCTTATCCGTTCCCCGCCTATCAGGTCATCATTACCGAGGATGAGCTGGAGATTCCCCTCGAGGCCCAAGGCTTGTCCATTTTCGGTTCCAACCATGTGAAGGGCGATCACGCCTTCGAGCGGCTCATCGCGCACGAGCTTTCCCACCAGTGGTTTGGCAATTCCGTTGGCCTTTCTGCGTGGAAGGATATTTGGCTCAATGAGGGTTTTGCCTGCTACAGCGAGTGGTTGTGGGGTGAGCACAAGGGTGCGTCCTCCGCGCGCGAGGCGGCGCGCTCGCATTACCAAGTTCTGATGCGCAAGCGCCAAGACATCAAGGTTTCTGATCCCGGCGCGCGCGATATGTTCGATGACCGCGTGTACAAGCGCGGGGCCCTCGCGGTACACGCCATTCACCGGCTGCTTGGCGATGCCTTCTTCCCCACCCTCACCTCCTACCTCACCCAGCATCAGCACTCCGTGGTCGAGCCCGCAGATCTCCTCTCGTCCTTCCGGGAGGCTGCGCCGGACGCCGCCCTTTTCGATGCCACCGTTGCCGCATGGCTCGATGAAACAGCGTTGCCTAAGTTTCCGGATTAG
- a CDS encoding alpha/beta hydrolase, translating to MKRLNSVLAAAAVCTGLAYAPVAGAAELTPQQVAGDAAQSTISPLEPTPEIEGKSWYKKYKDDARVEKLEATSPAMNGRKIPLAVVRAQHENRPTVYLLNGAGGAEQDMDWLKLSDAVDFYHSKDVNVVVPQAGAFSYYTDWISEPNSGFLQGPQKWETFLTKELPGAIEKHINADNHRAIAGMSMSATSSLLLAQHNQGFYDAVGSFAGCAATAYPIERQGVELTVGRGGGSVDQMWGPLGSPTNRYNDAMMNAEKLHGTELYVSSGSGLASEEDTFSYIQSKGYNPLQAAQGSATLQVEGGAIEAGVNYCTHNFKAKLDQAGVPATFNFRNTGTHSWPHWNQDLKDSWPVFERGFNS from the coding sequence ATGAAGCGTCTCAATTCTGTCCTCGCGGCAGCTGCGGTTTGCACGGGCTTGGCTTATGCCCCCGTGGCAGGCGCGGCCGAGCTGACCCCGCAGCAGGTGGCGGGCGATGCCGCACAGTCCACGATTTCCCCGCTGGAGCCTACCCCGGAAATCGAGGGTAAGTCCTGGTACAAGAAGTACAAGGATGATGCGCGCGTTGAAAAGCTCGAGGCAACCTCGCCGGCGATGAACGGCCGGAAGATTCCTTTGGCCGTCGTCCGCGCCCAGCATGAAAACCGCCCGACCGTGTACCTGCTCAACGGTGCAGGCGGCGCGGAACAGGACATGGATTGGCTGAAGCTTTCTGATGCCGTTGACTTCTACCACTCGAAGGACGTCAACGTCGTTGTCCCACAGGCCGGCGCTTTCTCCTACTACACCGACTGGATCTCTGAGCCGAATTCGGGCTTCCTGCAGGGACCACAAAAGTGGGAGACCTTCTTGACCAAGGAGCTGCCGGGGGCCATCGAGAAGCACATCAATGCCGATAACCACCGCGCCATCGCGGGCATGTCCATGTCCGCCACCTCCTCCCTGTTGCTGGCACAGCACAACCAGGGCTTCTACGACGCCGTTGGTTCCTTTGCAGGTTGCGCGGCTACCGCGTACCCCATCGAGCGCCAGGGCGTAGAGCTGACCGTTGGCCGCGGCGGCGGCAGCGTGGACCAGATGTGGGGCCCGCTGGGTTCTCCCACCAACCGCTATAACGACGCCATGATGAATGCCGAGAAGCTGCACGGCACCGAGCTGTACGTGTCCTCCGGCTCTGGTCTGGCTAGCGAGGAAGACACGTTCTCCTACATCCAGTCCAAGGGCTACAACCCGCTCCAGGCAGCGCAGGGCTCCGCTACCCTGCAGGTTGAAGGCGGCGCCATCGAGGCCGGTGTGAACTACTGCACCCACAACTTCAAGGCCAAGCTTGACCAGGCTGGCGTGCCCGCCACCTTTAACTTCCGCAATACCGGAACCCACTCGTGGCCGCACTGGAACCAGGATCTGAAGGATTCCTGGCCAGTATTCGAGCGGGGCTTCAATAGCTAA
- the lpdA gene encoding dihydrolipoyl dehydrogenase translates to MTNEHYDVVVLGAGPGGYVAAIRAAQLGKKVAVIEKQYWGGVCLNVGCIPSKSLLKNAEVAHTFNHEAKAFGISGDVSFDFGVAHKRSRKVSSGIVKGVHYLMKKNKITEINGLGSFKDDKTIEITEGDDEGKTVTFDDCIIATGSVVKSLPGVELGGNIVSYEEQILNEEAPKSMVIVGAGAIGMEFAYVLANYGVDVTIVEFMDRVLPNEDKDVSKEIAKQYKKLGVKLLTGYKTTSVKDNGDDVTVEVESKDGSKQDTLTVDRAMISIGFAPRVEGFGLENTGVELTERGAIDIDDRMRTNVDHIYAIGDVTAKLQLAHVAEAQGVVAAETIADAETQLLGDYNNMPRATFCNPQVASFGYTEEAAKEKFPDKDIKVATFPFSANGKAAGLNETAGFVKLIADGEFGELIGGHMVGSNVSELLPELTLAQRFDLTTEEIGRNVHTHPTLSEAMKEAAEGISGHMINL, encoded by the coding sequence GTGACTAACGAACATTATGACGTAGTAGTACTCGGTGCGGGCCCTGGCGGCTACGTTGCCGCCATCCGCGCAGCTCAGCTTGGAAAGAAAGTCGCTGTTATTGAAAAGCAGTACTGGGGCGGAGTCTGCCTCAACGTAGGCTGTATTCCCTCCAAGTCGCTGCTGAAGAATGCAGAGGTAGCCCACACCTTCAACCACGAGGCGAAGGCTTTTGGCATCTCCGGCGATGTTTCCTTTGATTTCGGTGTAGCCCACAAGCGTTCCCGCAAGGTTTCTTCGGGCATCGTCAAGGGCGTTCACTACCTGATGAAGAAGAACAAGATCACCGAGATCAACGGTCTGGGTTCCTTCAAGGACGATAAGACCATTGAGATTACTGAGGGCGATGATGAAGGTAAGACCGTTACCTTCGATGACTGCATCATCGCCACCGGCTCCGTGGTCAAGTCCCTGCCTGGCGTTGAGCTGGGCGGCAATATCGTCTCCTATGAAGAGCAGATCCTGAACGAGGAAGCACCGAAGTCCATGGTCATTGTGGGCGCCGGCGCCATCGGCATGGAGTTTGCTTATGTGCTAGCCAATTACGGTGTGGACGTCACTATCGTGGAGTTCATGGACCGCGTCCTGCCGAATGAGGACAAGGACGTATCCAAGGAGATTGCCAAGCAGTACAAGAAGCTCGGCGTGAAGCTCCTGACCGGTTACAAGACCACCTCTGTGAAGGACAACGGCGACGATGTCACCGTTGAGGTCGAATCCAAGGACGGCTCCAAGCAGGACACCCTGACCGTGGATCGCGCCATGATCTCCATCGGCTTCGCCCCGCGCGTTGAGGGCTTTGGCCTTGAGAACACCGGCGTTGAGCTGACTGAGCGCGGTGCCATCGACATCGATGACCGCATGCGCACCAACGTTGACCACATTTATGCCATCGGTGACGTCACCGCGAAGCTGCAGCTCGCACACGTGGCAGAGGCACAGGGCGTTGTAGCGGCAGAAACCATTGCTGATGCAGAAACTCAGCTCTTGGGTGACTACAACAACATGCCGCGCGCTACCTTCTGCAACCCGCAGGTCGCTTCCTTTGGCTACACCGAAGAGGCAGCCAAGGAGAAGTTCCCGGATAAGGACATCAAGGTTGCTACCTTCCCGTTCTCCGCAAACGGTAAGGCCGCTGGCCTGAATGAGACCGCCGGCTTTGTCAAGCTTATTGCTGACGGCGAATTCGGCGAGCTCATCGGCGGACACATGGTGGGCTCCAACGTTTCGGAGCTCTTGCCTGAGCTGACCTTGGCGCAGCGTTTCGACCTGACCACTGAGGAAATCGGCCGCAACGTACACACCCACCCGACCTTGTCTGAGGCCATGAAGGAAGCCGCTGAGGGTATCAGCGGCCACATGATCAACCTCTAA
- the ramB gene encoding acetate metabolism transcriptional regulator RamB, giving the protein MSKTYVGSRLRQLRRERDLSQASLAGTLGLSASYVNQIEHDVRPLTVPVLLRITEVFGVDATFFSRDDDSRLLAEIQDVIQDKELCPSPVELQELSELVYNHPTVARTLVDVHRRYRNVRDKLSLATDTRRTSESAAALSMPHDEVRDFFYARQNYLDGLDHHAEELAGDLGVSGFGIRNTEQALANRLREKHGVEIELTAQMDGTLHRFDRESGQFTLASRLSEGQRAFRMAAELGLLEAQEQISALVADEPFTSDSSRSLAQRGLASYFAAATLMPYAMMHSEAERAGYDVEYLCQVFGVGYETVASRLSTLQRDNLRGVPFTFVRVDRAGNMSKRQSATGVHFSNNGGTCPLWNVYETFTRPGVISRQLAQMPDGRNYLWISRAVQHHQGRYGDTNKLFAIGLGCEARHADRTVYAEGLDLTNLHAATPIGPGCRTCARENCSQRAFPPINEAIDIDIHRSAVAPY; this is encoded by the coding sequence ATGAGTAAGACGTATGTGGGATCTCGCCTTCGCCAGCTTCGCCGCGAACGCGATCTCAGCCAAGCCTCCCTAGCTGGCACCCTCGGCCTTTCCGCCAGTTACGTCAACCAGATTGAGCACGATGTCCGCCCGCTCACCGTGCCGGTGCTGCTGCGCATTACCGAGGTCTTTGGCGTCGACGCCACGTTTTTCTCCCGCGATGATGACTCCCGTCTCCTCGCGGAGATCCAGGACGTCATCCAAGACAAGGAGCTCTGCCCCTCCCCGGTGGAGCTTCAGGAGCTATCGGAGCTGGTATATAACCACCCCACCGTCGCCCGCACGCTTGTCGATGTACACCGCCGCTACCGCAACGTGCGCGATAAGCTCTCGCTGGCCACGGATACGAGGCGGACATCGGAAAGCGCAGCTGCCCTATCCATGCCGCACGATGAGGTGCGCGACTTCTTCTATGCCCGGCAAAATTACCTGGACGGGCTGGACCATCACGCGGAGGAGCTTGCCGGTGACCTCGGCGTTTCCGGATTCGGCATTCGCAATACCGAACAGGCGCTGGCGAACCGGCTGCGCGAGAAGCACGGCGTAGAAATCGAGCTCACGGCGCAGATGGATGGCACGCTGCACCGCTTTGACCGCGAGAGCGGGCAGTTCACGCTTGCCTCGCGCTTGAGCGAGGGCCAACGCGCCTTCCGCATGGCCGCCGAGCTCGGCCTGCTCGAGGCCCAGGAGCAAATCTCCGCGCTCGTGGCCGATGAACCCTTTACCTCTGATTCCTCCCGCAGCCTGGCGCAACGCGGCTTGGCCAGCTACTTTGCAGCCGCCACGCTCATGCCCTATGCCATGATGCACAGCGAGGCCGAGCGCGCCGGCTACGATGTGGAGTATCTGTGCCAGGTCTTCGGCGTGGGATACGAGACAGTCGCCTCCCGGCTTTCCACCCTGCAGCGCGATAACTTGCGCGGCGTTCCGTTTACCTTCGTGCGCGTGGATCGCGCCGGCAATATGTCCAAGCGGCAATCCGCCACCGGCGTGCACTTTTCCAATAATGGCGGCACCTGCCCGCTCTGGAATGTCTATGAGACCTTCACCCGCCCGGGGGTCATCTCGCGTCAGCTGGCGCAGATGCCTGATGGGCGCAACTACCTGTGGATTTCCCGCGCCGTGCAGCACCACCAAGGGCGCTACGGCGATACCAATAAGCTCTTCGCCATTGGCCTGGGCTGCGAGGCCCGCCACGCCGATCGCACGGTCTATGCGGAGGGCCTCGACCTCACCAATCTCCACGCTGCTACGCCCATCGGTCCTGGCTGCCGTACTTGCGCGCGTGAGAACTGCTCGCAGCGCGCTTTCCCGCCCATCAACGAGGCGATCGATATCGATATTCACCGCTCGGCGGTCGCGCCTTACTAG